Proteins encoded in a region of the Natator depressus isolate rNatDep1 chromosome 25, rNatDep2.hap1, whole genome shotgun sequence genome:
- the AP1M1 gene encoding AP-1 complex subunit mu-1 isoform X1 produces MSASAVYVLDLKGKVLICRNYRGDVDMSEVEHFMPILMEKEEEGMLSPILAHGGVRFMWIKHNNLYLVATSKKNACVSLVFSFLYKVVQVFSEYFKELEEESIRDNFVIIYELLDELMDFGYPQTTDSKILQEYITQEGHKLETGAPRPPATVTNAVSWRSEGIKYRKNEVFLDVIESVNLLVSANGNVLRSEIVGSIKMRVFLSGMPELRLGLNDKVLFDNTGRGKSKSVELEDVKFHQCVRLSRFENDRTISFIPPDGEFELMSYRLNTHVKPLIWIESVIEKHSHSRIEYMIKAKSQFKRRSTANNVEIHIPVPNDADSPKFKTTVGSVKWVPENSEIVWSIKSFPGGKEYLMRAHFGLPSVEAEDKEGKPPISVKFEIPYFTTSGIQVRYLKIIEKSGYQALPWVRYITQNGDYQLRTQ; encoded by the exons ATGTCTGCCAGTGCCGTGTACGTGCTGGACCTAAAGGGCAAG GTCCTCATCTGCCGGAATTACCGTGGAGATGTGGATATGTCTGAGGTGGAGCATTTCATGCCAATTCTTatggaaaaggaagaagagggaATGCTTTCTCCCATTCTAGCTCATGGAGGAGTTCGTTTTATGTGGATTAAACACAACAACTTATATC TTGTTGCTACTTCTAAGAAGAATGCTTGTGTGTCTCTGGTGTTTTCGTTTCTTTACAAGGTGGTTCAG GTATTTTCAGAATATTTCAAGGAGTTGGAAGAAGAGAGCATTCGAGATAACTTTGTTATAATTTATGAATTGCTTGATGAGCTCATGGATTTTGGCTATCCTCAAACCACTGACAGTAAAATTTTGCAAGA GTACATCACTCAAGAAGGCCACAAACTGGAAACTGGAGCTCCACGCCCACCTGCCACTGTTACCAATGCTGTTTCCTGGAGGTCAGAAGGGATAAAGTATAGGAAAAATGAAGTGTTTCTGGATGTTATAGAATCTGTTAACCTCTTG GTTAGTGCCAACGGAAATGTATTGCGCAGTGAGATAGTTGGATCCATTAAAATGAGGGTCTTTCTCTCAGGAATGCCAGAGCTTCGCCTCGGTTTAAATGATAAAGTACTCTTTGATAATACAGGAC GTGGCAAAAGCAAATCAGTAGAACTAGAAGATGTAAAGTTTCACCAGTGTGTTCGTCTCTCTCGCTTTGAAAACGACAGGACAATTTCTTTCATCCCACCTGATGGAGAGTTTGAACTCATGTCATATCGTCTTAATACCCAT GTAAAACCACTCATCTGGATTGAGTCTGTGATTGAGAAACATTCCCACAGCCGCATAGAGTATATGATCAAG GCAAAGAGTCAATTCAAGCGGAGATCAACTGCCAACAATGTGGAGATTCACATCCCAGTTCCAAATGATGCAGACTCACCAAAATTTAAAACCACTGTGGGCAGTGTCAAATGGGTTCCAGAGAACAGTGAAATTGTCTGGTCCATTAAATCATTTCCG GGGGGAAAGGAGTATCTGATGCGGGCTCACTTTGGGCTTCCAAGTGTTGAAGCTGAAGATAAAGAAGGAAAACCTCCCATCAGTGTCAAGTTTGAAATTCCATATTTCACCACTTCGGGAATACAG GTCCGCTACTTAAAGATAATTGAGAAGAGTGGCTATCAGGCTTTGCCATGGGTTCGCTATATCACCCAAAATGGAG ATTATCAGCTCCGAACACAATAG
- the AP1M1 gene encoding AP-1 complex subunit mu-1 isoform X2, giving the protein MSASAVYVLDLKGKVLICRNYRGDVDMSEVEHFMPILMEKEEEGMLSPILAHGGVRFMWIKHNNLYLVATSKKNACVSLVFSFLYKVVQVFSEYFKELEEESIRDNFVIIYELLDELMDFGYPQTTDSKILQEYITQEGHKLETGAPRPPATVTNAVSWRSEGIKYRKNEVFLDVIESVNLLVSANGNVLRSEIVGSIKMRVFLSGMPELRLGLNDKVLFDNTGRGKSKSVELEDVKFHQCVRLSRFENDRTISFIPPDGEFELMSYRLNTHAKSQFKRRSTANNVEIHIPVPNDADSPKFKTTVGSVKWVPENSEIVWSIKSFPGGKEYLMRAHFGLPSVEAEDKEGKPPISVKFEIPYFTTSGIQVRYLKIIEKSGYQALPWVRYITQNGDYQLRTQ; this is encoded by the exons ATGTCTGCCAGTGCCGTGTACGTGCTGGACCTAAAGGGCAAG GTCCTCATCTGCCGGAATTACCGTGGAGATGTGGATATGTCTGAGGTGGAGCATTTCATGCCAATTCTTatggaaaaggaagaagagggaATGCTTTCTCCCATTCTAGCTCATGGAGGAGTTCGTTTTATGTGGATTAAACACAACAACTTATATC TTGTTGCTACTTCTAAGAAGAATGCTTGTGTGTCTCTGGTGTTTTCGTTTCTTTACAAGGTGGTTCAG GTATTTTCAGAATATTTCAAGGAGTTGGAAGAAGAGAGCATTCGAGATAACTTTGTTATAATTTATGAATTGCTTGATGAGCTCATGGATTTTGGCTATCCTCAAACCACTGACAGTAAAATTTTGCAAGA GTACATCACTCAAGAAGGCCACAAACTGGAAACTGGAGCTCCACGCCCACCTGCCACTGTTACCAATGCTGTTTCCTGGAGGTCAGAAGGGATAAAGTATAGGAAAAATGAAGTGTTTCTGGATGTTATAGAATCTGTTAACCTCTTG GTTAGTGCCAACGGAAATGTATTGCGCAGTGAGATAGTTGGATCCATTAAAATGAGGGTCTTTCTCTCAGGAATGCCAGAGCTTCGCCTCGGTTTAAATGATAAAGTACTCTTTGATAATACAGGAC GTGGCAAAAGCAAATCAGTAGAACTAGAAGATGTAAAGTTTCACCAGTGTGTTCGTCTCTCTCGCTTTGAAAACGACAGGACAATTTCTTTCATCCCACCTGATGGAGAGTTTGAACTCATGTCATATCGTCTTAATACCCAT GCAAAGAGTCAATTCAAGCGGAGATCAACTGCCAACAATGTGGAGATTCACATCCCAGTTCCAAATGATGCAGACTCACCAAAATTTAAAACCACTGTGGGCAGTGTCAAATGGGTTCCAGAGAACAGTGAAATTGTCTGGTCCATTAAATCATTTCCG GGGGGAAAGGAGTATCTGATGCGGGCTCACTTTGGGCTTCCAAGTGTTGAAGCTGAAGATAAAGAAGGAAAACCTCCCATCAGTGTCAAGTTTGAAATTCCATATTTCACCACTTCGGGAATACAG GTCCGCTACTTAAAGATAATTGAGAAGAGTGGCTATCAGGCTTTGCCATGGGTTCGCTATATCACCCAAAATGGAG ATTATCAGCTCCGAACACAATAG
- the FAM32A gene encoding protein FAM32A has translation MADYEGVQRAPLRLKGSGAAPALGKRKKKKAAKDKSKILEQIVSSKKQEEEKKRTLDKRTPAQLAYEKMQEKRQMERILKKASKTHKQRVEDFNRHLDALTEHYDIPKVSWTK, from the exons ATGGCGGATTACGAGGGTGTCCAGCGCGCGCCGCTGCGGCTGAAGGGGAGCGGCGCGGCCCCGGCGCTTGGGAAGCG GAAGAAGAAGAAGGCGGCTAAGGACAAAAGCAAAATCCTGGAGCAGATCGTGAGCAGTaagaagcaggaggaggagaagaagcgGACTCTGGATAAGCGGACCCCTGCACAGCTTGCGTATGAGAAGATGCAAGAGAAAAGG CAAATGGAAAGAATACTGAAGAAAGCCTCCAAAACTCATAAACAAAGAGTTGAG gATTTCAACAGACACTTGGATGCTCTGACTGAACATTATGACATTCCCAAAGTTAGCTGGACTAAGTGA